One genomic window of Methanosphaera cuniculi includes the following:
- a CDS encoding energy-converting hydrogenase B subunit J: MVLESIAPNLFGVAYVGPTICGFIMGLLVGAIMHKNPTKGIHLNTSSWIAIIIGAIIVAYWLGTFPYYGGLPLGPGFVVAIIGAIIGRALFGTKYEA, from the coding sequence ATGGTTTTAGAATCAATAGCTCCTAATTTATTTGGAGTAGCATACGTTGGACCTACAATATGTGGTTTCATAATGGGATTACTAGTTGGTGCAATTATGCATAAAAACCCAACAAAAGGAATACACCTTAATACTTCATCATGGATTGCAATAATAATCGGAGCAATTATCGTTGCATACTGGCTTGGTACATTCCCATACTATGGTGGATTACCACTCGGACCTGGATTTGTAGTAGCAATTATTGGAGCAATAATTGGAAGAGCATTATTTGGAACTAAATATGAAGCTTAA
- a CDS encoding cation:proton antiporter (subunit G of antiporter complex involved in resistance to high concentrations of Na+, K+, Li+ and/or alkali) — protein sequence MATAEISLTIGDPVGIIIGILLIIGGILILCATKGLICNTDDDVKYNVFARLEILGIVDMVGVLVLILVGQPALGVVYFILAPFATHAIAKGHFRGEQEEQ from the coding sequence ATGGCAACAGCAGAAATAAGTTTAACAATAGGTGATCCTGTAGGAATTATTATTGGTATTTTACTTATAATTGGTGGTATACTCATATTGTGTGCTACTAAAGGACTAATATGTAATACTGATGATGATGTAAAATACAACGTATTTGCTAGACTAGAAATTCTAGGTATAGTAGATATGGTTGGCGTACTTGTCCTCATATTAGTTGGACAACCAGCATTAGGTGTAGTATACTTTATATTAGCACCATTTGCAACTCATGCAATCGCAAAAGGACACTTCCGTGGAGAACAGGAGGAGCAATAA
- a CDS encoding 4Fe-4S dicluster domain-containing protein: protein MSLGKIFIEGIYVNLKRLIFGSECRTDLQLREDALNGNIKPSPKVAKVECIGCGGCATVCPTQAIVMNPVEPVEIIPGIIKTAIPEINEIECVHCYQCHDFCPIYALFGVAATIHPNDVGTKCDKDINSMLLDPAEVSDKKMKELAEYLTDDSILLKRKEAQAAKDAQITENEENVAEKAAEEQ from the coding sequence ATGAGTTTAGGAAAAATTTTTATTGAAGGAATATATGTAAACTTAAAAAGATTAATCTTTGGAAGCGAATGTCGTACAGATCTACAACTACGTGAAGATGCATTAAATGGTAACATAAAACCATCACCAAAAGTAGCAAAAGTAGAATGTATAGGATGCGGTGGATGTGCAACAGTATGTCCAACACAAGCAATTGTAATGAACCCAGTAGAACCTGTGGAAATTATACCAGGTATAATTAAAACAGCAATTCCTGAAATTAATGAAATTGAATGTGTACATTGTTATCAATGTCATGATTTCTGTCCTATCTATGCACTATTTGGAGTAGCAGCAACAATTCATCCAAACGATGTTGGAACAAAATGTGATAAAGACATCAACAGTATGCTTTTAGATCCAGCAGAAGTTTCAGATAAGAAAATGAAAGAATTAGCAGAATACCTTACTGATGATTCTATACTTCTTAAAAGAAAAGAAGCACAAGCTGCAAAAGATGCACAAATCACAGAAAACGAAGAAAATGTAGCAGAAAAAGCTGCAGAGGAACAATAA
- a CDS encoding cation:proton antiporter subunit C: protein MVFSSIQLGALVTGALLMMIGVVALVYLDNVLKKIIGAAFIGDGVNLLLVSLGYRANGITYILLQGMDVNNFLGHASYPLPFALVLTSIVIGASTLAVMLALTIVLYKRHGTLNASTLLNDKRLGEDKE from the coding sequence ATGGTATTTAGTTCAATTCAACTAGGTGCTTTAGTAACCGGTGCATTATTAATGATGATCGGTGTAGTAGCATTAGTATATCTAGATAACGTTCTTAAGAAAATTATTGGAGCAGCATTTATAGGTGATGGAGTAAACTTATTACTAGTTTCACTAGGTTACAGAGCTAATGGAATAACATACATCTTACTACAAGGAATGGATGTAAACAACTTCCTAGGCCATGCATCATATCCACTACCATTTGCACTTGTACTTACAAGTATTGTAATTGGTGCAAGTACCTTAGCTGTAATGCTAGCACTTACAATAGTATTATATAAAAGACATGGAACACTCAATGCATCCACTCTTTTAAATGATAAAAGATTAGGAGAGGATAAAGAATGA
- a CDS encoding EhbH — protein sequence MNSTIRKLASALAILIVTVIFLNSVFQFSYMIFPGINYIYQGIGVNIAPNLVTNIVFDFRGFDTLGEALILVSAVVTTMLVFGRGKVNLGGDDDE from the coding sequence ATGAATTCCACAATAAGAAAATTAGCATCAGCATTAGCAATACTTATCGTAACAGTAATCTTCCTAAATTCAGTATTCCAATTCAGTTACATGATATTCCCTGGAATAAACTACATATACCAAGGAATTGGAGTAAACATAGCACCTAACCTTGTAACCAACATCGTATTTGATTTCAGAGGATTCGATACACTTGGTGAAGCATTAATATTAGTAAGTGCTGTTGTAACAACAATGCTTGTATTCGGAAGAGGAAAAGTAAACCTTGGAGGCGACGACGATGAGTGA
- a CDS encoding monovalent cation/H+ antiporter subunit E, which produces MFLTRIFYGIEFFVVLVVEIIKAVFDTAACSLKGDVDPVVVEIRPDLKRPVSLAILSNTITLTPGTITVDMDQDERVLTVSAITPRATEAIIPLEPYIKKMLE; this is translated from the coding sequence ATGTTTTTAACTAGAATATTCTACGGAATTGAATTTTTCGTAGTATTAGTAGTCGAAATAATAAAAGCAGTATTTGACACAGCTGCTTGCAGTCTCAAGGGAGATGTAGATCCTGTAGTTGTAGAGATCAGACCTGATCTTAAAAGACCAGTATCTTTAGCAATTCTCAGTAATACTATCACATTAACACCTGGTACAATTACTGTAGACATGGATCAAGATGAACGTGTATTAACAGTTTCTGCTATTACACCTCGTGCAACTGAGGCAATCATACCTCTTGAGCCATATATAAAAAAAATGTTAGAATAA
- a CDS encoding respiratory chain complex I subunit 1 family protein, whose translation MDILTSIGYVIGAFIIASIVCLWLPGIEKKSEARVQQRLGPQLASPGVYTTLKFFFKETLKPSAILPKVYNMLPLCTLIVVTALFIILVPQVMVAWGPFASLVAVVGLLKLEEVLYVFMSSFSKSLLSKTMPFPDQIKGGKHINAKQSFFEEVSANRALKLISYGSLPFYIALFIPAVMSNSIDLSTIVAVQQITGPFLFTLPGLIGTVVFFIGFMIILNANPFAYLEGHSDVIQGPLLEYMAKYRAVYVMAHALLIFVGACVYSTLFLGMPPVFGITMIVPIIVSIIMTMAVAVVSALSPLFTNNEFYPTVIGITMIAIVAVLLAFF comes from the coding sequence ATGGATATATTAACATCAATTGGTTATGTTATAGGTGCGTTTATAATTGCTTCTATTGTATGTTTATGGTTACCAGGAATTGAAAAGAAATCTGAAGCTAGAGTACAACAAAGACTCGGTCCTCAACTTGCAAGTCCTGGTGTATATACAACTTTAAAGTTCTTCTTTAAAGAAACATTAAAACCATCTGCAATATTACCAAAAGTATATAACATGCTTCCACTATGTACTCTCATAGTAGTTACAGCATTATTCATAATATTAGTACCTCAAGTTATGGTTGCTTGGGGACCATTTGCTAGTCTTGTAGCAGTAGTAGGATTATTAAAACTAGAAGAAGTATTATATGTGTTCATGAGTTCATTTTCAAAATCACTTTTATCTAAAACAATGCCGTTCCCGGATCAGATAAAAGGTGGAAAACACATTAATGCAAAACAATCATTCTTCGAAGAAGTTAGTGCAAACCGTGCTTTAAAACTTATATCATATGGTAGTTTACCATTTTATATAGCTTTATTCATACCTGCTGTAATGTCAAATAGTATTGATCTTTCAACAATTGTTGCAGTACAACAAATTACAGGTCCATTCTTATTCACATTACCAGGTCTTATAGGTACAGTTGTGTTCTTTATTGGATTTATGATCATTTTAAATGCAAATCCATTTGCATACTTAGAAGGTCATTCAGATGTTATTCAAGGTCCTCTCCTTGAGTACATGGCAAAATACAGAGCAGTTTATGTAATGGCTCATGCTTTATTAATATTTGTAGGTGCTTGTGTATACTCAACATTATTCCTTGGTATGCCACCTGTATTTGGTATTACAATGATTGTACCAATTATCGTATCTATAATTATGACAATGGCTGTAGCTGTAGTAAGTGCACTTTCACCATTATTTACTAATAATGAATTCTATCCTACAGTTATAGGAATAACAATGATAGCTATAGTAGCAGTGTTACTTGCTTTCTTTTAA
- the ehbP gene encoding energy-converting hydrogenase B subunit EhbP: MKIVLRPHHIIGLAGYIVELRTSFRNLIVVNHQDEPIKLEVPVLNDQWIEEHEALGLEVIPVFDDSNFLVTYEIAKHKLDEERKALEE, translated from the coding sequence ATGAAAATCGTATTAAGACCACATCATATAATAGGTTTAGCAGGTTATATTGTAGAGCTAAGAACATCATTTAGAAATTTAATTGTTGTAAATCATCAAGATGAACCAATTAAATTAGAAGTTCCTGTTCTTAATGATCAATGGATCGAAGAACATGAAGCTTTAGGCTTAGAAGTTATTCCAGTATTTGATGATAGTAACTTCCTTGTTACATATGAAATAGCTAAACATAAATTAGATGAAGAGAGAAAAGCATTAGAAGAATAA
- the ehbF gene encoding energy conserving hydrogenase EhbF produces MDGTIFIPLLVIIPIICAILVNLLHGAQKTTKALAFIGAICLALVPILATYGTQFFGAYQPLINGGLSVQIPTAVNSIISGSVLELFHPAITYVFGPGQQTVLFILGIVAMCAVFISIVETKKTSGVYLYLLFMLTAALMAFILTDDIFNLYVFFEIAALVQVGLILVSRVRGNYETGLKYMLLGEVGGSFMLLGIALILGLTGNVNISDIVLMIHSGAVDPTNPVLLFAAGMLLYGWLYATGLPPFNAIKSEIYSKGLSSGSMVLQSFSVIGCIAIGLIILRIFGYLPVVQMVILAVSVLAMILGICMAMVQDDYKRVIAYLAVGELGYIGVGLGLGSVYSITAGLFQAVNELVVTSFLFAGFGLVLYKTKTSKLSKLGGLLEDMPWAALLIVLAGFIMAGVPPFNVFQSKYMLCQAAMVQGIPELAIIMIILSIVTFLAFLKITYMIFLRQKPDDLKVSKAKIPKTTMAVMVLFLIISLIVGLFPGLVVDNLGIMALSALIL; encoded by the coding sequence ATGGATGGAACAATATTTATACCTCTACTTGTAATTATCCCAATAATTTGTGCAATACTTGTAAACCTATTACACGGTGCACAAAAAACAACAAAAGCATTAGCATTTATCGGAGCTATATGTCTTGCATTAGTACCAATACTTGCAACATACGGAACACAATTCTTCGGAGCTTATCAACCACTAATAAATGGTGGATTAAGCGTACAAATACCAACAGCTGTAAATAGCATTATTTCAGGCTCAGTATTAGAATTATTCCACCCAGCAATTACCTACGTATTTGGACCAGGACAACAAACAGTTCTATTCATACTAGGAATAGTTGCAATGTGTGCAGTATTCATATCAATTGTAGAAACAAAGAAAACATCAGGAGTATACTTATACCTATTATTCATGCTCACAGCAGCATTAATGGCATTCATACTCACAGATGATATATTTAACTTATACGTATTTTTCGAAATCGCAGCACTCGTACAAGTAGGTTTAATACTTGTATCAAGAGTACGTGGAAACTATGAAACTGGTTTAAAATACATGTTACTCGGAGAAGTAGGTGGATCCTTCATGTTATTAGGTATCGCACTTATACTCGGATTAACAGGAAACGTAAACATATCAGATATAGTATTAATGATACACTCAGGTGCAGTTGACCCAACAAACCCAGTATTATTATTCGCAGCAGGTATGTTACTTTATGGATGGTTATATGCAACAGGATTACCACCATTTAACGCAATAAAATCAGAAATATATAGTAAAGGATTATCAAGCGGATCAATGGTTCTTCAATCATTCTCAGTAATAGGATGTATTGCAATAGGACTAATTATATTAAGAATCTTCGGATACCTACCAGTAGTACAAATGGTAATACTTGCAGTATCAGTTCTTGCAATGATTCTCGGAATCTGTATGGCAATGGTACAAGACGACTACAAACGTGTAATCGCATACTTAGCTGTAGGAGAACTAGGATACATCGGAGTAGGTCTAGGACTTGGATCAGTATACAGTATAACAGCAGGATTATTCCAAGCAGTTAACGAACTTGTAGTAACATCCTTCCTATTTGCAGGATTTGGACTTGTATTATACAAAACCAAAACAAGCAAACTTTCAAAACTCGGAGGATTACTTGAAGATATGCCATGGGCAGCACTACTTATAGTATTAGCAGGATTTATTATGGCAGGAGTTCCACCATTCAACGTATTCCAGAGTAAATACATGCTCTGTCAAGCAGCAATGGTACAAGGAATCCCAGAACTAGCAATAATCATGATCATACTAAGTATTGTAACATTCCTTGCATTCTTAAAAATCACATACATGATATTCCTAAGACAAAAACCTGACGACCTTAAAGTATCAAAAGCAAAAATACCAAAAACAACAATGGCAGTTATGGTATTATTCCTTATAATAAGCTTAATAGTAGGTCTATTCCCAGGATTAGTAGTTGACAATCTAGGCATAATGGCTTTATCTGCCCTAATACTATAA
- a CDS encoding NADH-quinone oxidoreductase subunit B family protein yields MGIKSQSRKKSIHLMLVYTGGCNGCDIEIVNTVLSPKFDIEQYNVYLTWNPREADVLVVSGPVTYWTKEPLLKIYESIPNPKFVVAVGACALTGGVYKNIHGELPSEEIEGPVDNVIPVDAKIPGCAVRPEDVVAGVVSLLPIIQELKD; encoded by the coding sequence ATGGGAATTAAATCACAATCTCGTAAAAAATCTATACATCTAATGCTAGTATATACTGGTGGATGTAACGGTTGCGATATAGAAATAGTAAACACAGTATTATCTCCAAAATTCGATATAGAACAATACAATGTATATCTAACATGGAACCCAAGAGAAGCTGATGTTTTAGTTGTATCAGGTCCTGTAACCTACTGGACAAAAGAACCTCTACTTAAAATTTATGAATCAATACCAAATCCTAAATTTGTAGTAGCAGTAGGAGCATGTGCACTTACAGGTGGAGTTTACAAAAACATACACGGAGAACTTCCATCTGAAGAAATTGAAGGACCGGTGGATAATGTTATTCCAGTAGATGCTAAAATACCTGGATGTGCAGTAAGACCAGAAGATGTTGTAGCTGGAGTAGTATCTCTACTACCAATAATACAAGAACTAAAGGATTAA
- a CDS encoding hydrogenase large subunit: MVTKIDGATTCTPKERQVFETELNMGTVHPAALEPYRVRLFIEDEIVKDAEITVGLNHRGIERIMEGLPVEKANALSEKVCGICSNGHIYNSCRVGEGAIGIEIPERAVYLRVLAEELERLHSHMLYLGHGSEVLCHETFAMRIFYIRESVMELLYMMGGNRVQYGISVLGGIRPRADLNLKEQQKILETMDYIDDKVGAFAERFIADPMVMSRITDTGQLSRKQALDLHVTGPSLRATGYEYDYRTEMFEYEPFEFDIITQDGGDVRANILMRATEIFESTKIIRQVIKNLPDGPVVNRDWEMSDSPVFKSYIEVPRGVCYHSYGLEDGKVRSSIIRTPSMSNIAAMQEACIGHPIQDAQLAIVSCDPCFTCTDRAIQVIKL, encoded by the coding sequence ATGGTTACAAAAATAGATGGAGCAACAACTTGTACACCTAAGGAAAGACAAGTTTTTGAAACAGAACTAAATATGGGTACAGTACATCCAGCAGCTTTAGAACCTTACAGAGTAAGATTATTCATTGAAGATGAAATTGTTAAAGATGCTGAAATTACTGTAGGTTTAAACCATAGAGGAATTGAAAGAATTATGGAAGGATTACCTGTAGAAAAAGCTAATGCACTATCAGAAAAAGTTTGTGGTATATGTTCAAACGGACACATATACAACTCATGTCGTGTTGGTGAAGGTGCTATAGGTATTGAAATTCCAGAAAGAGCAGTGTATCTTCGTGTTCTTGCAGAAGAACTTGAAAGATTACACAGTCACATGCTATACTTAGGACACGGATCTGAAGTATTATGTCATGAAACCTTTGCTATGAGAATATTCTATATCAGGGAATCTGTAATGGAACTCTTATACATGATGGGTGGAAACAGAGTACAATATGGTATCTCTGTACTTGGTGGTATCAGACCTAGAGCTGACTTAAACCTTAAAGAACAACAAAAAATCCTTGAAACAATGGATTACATTGATGATAAAGTAGGAGCTTTTGCTGAAAGGTTTATAGCAGACCCTATGGTAATGAGCCGTATTACAGATACCGGTCAATTATCACGAAAACAAGCACTTGATTTACACGTAACAGGACCTTCCCTACGTGCAACAGGATATGAATATGATTACAGAACAGAAATGTTTGAATATGAACCATTTGAGTTTGATATTATAACTCAAGATGGTGGAGATGTACGTGCAAACATACTTATGCGTGCTACAGAAATATTTGAATCAACAAAAATTATCAGACAAGTTATTAAAAACTTACCTGATGGACCTGTTGTTAACCGTGACTGGGAAATGAGTGACTCACCAGTATTTAAAAGTTACATAGAAGTACCTCGTGGTGTATGTTACCATTCATATGGTCTTGAAGATGGTAAAGTAAGATCAAGTATTATCAGAACACCATCAATGTCAAATATTGCTGCAATGCAAGAAGCATGTATTGGTCACCCAATTCAGGATGCTCAACTTGCAATTGTATCATGTGACCCATGTTTTACCTGTACAGATAGAGCAATACAAGTAATTAAATTATAG
- a CDS encoding FeoA family protein: protein MSKTVDDLTKGETGIIKNYTSKSEIAKRLREMGIVSGTPIELKGKAPLGYPIEVRIQGFNLALRKDEARAIELE, encoded by the coding sequence ATGAGCAAAACAGTTGATGATTTAACCAAAGGAGAAACCGGAATTATAAAAAATTACACTTCAAAAAGTGAAATTGCAAAACGCCTAAGAGAAATGGGAATTGTATCAGGAACACCTATTGAACTTAAAGGTAAAGCACCTCTAGGATATCCAATAGAAGTAAGAATTCAAGGTTTCAATCTTGCATTAAGAAAAGATGAAGCTCGAGCTATTGAGCTAGAATAA
- a CDS encoding metal-dependent hydrolase yields the protein MSSFRSHALAGLLFGLPFISNVFYLFFALLGASVPDLDHQNNKHKVYSMIGFGVVLSVLLFFLNGDVLSGLVLILLGVIFYFSRHRGFSHTLVGIVVLSCLFSFMFMGFVSVLMRLCIDFGVNVPFSSIVFIVMVLIGYFVIHRRYLMLYILALAVYLVLFGFDFGMFNWYVVFGMFLVGGLSHLILDLRTPAGLSLFKPFIKRKFHQKMALFLFIIWLVVAVGYLVYFNPLI from the coding sequence ATGTCATCTTTTAGGTCTCATGCTTTAGCTGGTTTATTATTTGGATTGCCTTTTATTAGTAATGTTTTTTATTTGTTTTTTGCTTTACTTGGTGCTTCTGTTCCTGATTTAGATCATCAAAATAATAAACATAAGGTTTATTCTATGATTGGTTTTGGTGTTGTTTTATCTGTTTTACTTTTCTTTTTAAATGGTGATGTGCTTTCTGGTTTAGTTTTAATTCTTTTGGGTGTTATTTTTTATTTTTCTCGTCATCGTGGTTTTAGTCATACTTTAGTTGGTATTGTTGTTTTATCATGTTTGTTTAGTTTTATGTTTATGGGTTTTGTGTCTGTTTTGATGCGTTTGTGTATTGATTTTGGTGTGAATGTTCCTTTTAGTAGTATTGTTTTTATTGTGATGGTGTTAATTGGTTATTTTGTTATCCATAGACGTTATTTGATGTTGTATATCTTAGCTTTGGCTGTTTATCTTGTGTTGTTTGGCTTTGATTTTGGTATGTTTAATTGGTATGTGGTTTTTGGTATGTTTTTAGTTGGTGGTCTTAGTCATTTGATTTTGGATTTAAGGACACCTGCCGGTTTATCATTATTTAAACCTTTTATAAAAAGAAAGTTTCATCAAAAAATGGCTTTGTTTTTATTTATTATATGGTTAGTTGTTGCTGTTGGATATTTAGTTTATTTTAATCCCCTTATTTAA
- a CDS encoding MnhB domain-containing protein, giving the protein MSDLLKLIGYPVSFIMIGYGAMTILGGHITPGGGFQGGTMMASGAILCILTYGLKDNPFNLSHERMSIIESCGALLYVILGLCGLFLGGSFLYNVGTNIYGLIPSATAGIFNYPDALHAGIIPYLNIVVGLKVFIGLTTLVILFYGVTKYREDYVDDEEID; this is encoded by the coding sequence ATGAGTGATCTTCTTAAATTAATAGGATATCCAGTATCATTCATTATGATAGGATACGGAGCTATGACCATCCTAGGTGGACACATAACACCGGGTGGAGGATTCCAGGGAGGTACAATGATGGCTTCCGGAGCAATTCTCTGTATTTTAACATACGGATTAAAAGATAATCCATTTAACCTATCACACGAAAGAATGTCCATAATCGAAAGCTGTGGAGCGTTATTATATGTAATATTAGGTTTATGTGGATTATTCCTTGGCGGATCATTCCTATATAACGTAGGAACAAACATATACGGATTAATACCATCAGCAACAGCAGGTATATTTAATTACCCTGACGCACTTCACGCAGGAATTATACCATACCTAAACATTGTAGTTGGTTTAAAAGTATTTATCGGATTAACAACATTAGTAATACTCTTCTATGGTGTAACAAAATACAGAGAAGATTATGTTGATGATGAGGAAATAGACTAG
- a CDS encoding DUF4040 domain-containing protein → MADLTLVIQNIIPWVLYIIAILGAIVCLMQKDLLKMAVLTSVSGFAVAAIYQVLLAPDVALTQAVVGAAIIPTLVAIAVLKTREEPISKDEGDL, encoded by the coding sequence ATGGCAGATTTAACTTTAGTAATTCAAAATATAATCCCATGGGTATTATATATAATTGCAATTCTAGGTGCTATTGTTTGCTTAATGCAAAAAGATCTTCTTAAAATGGCAGTTTTAACCAGTGTAAGTGGATTTGCAGTAGCAGCAATTTATCAAGTGCTACTTGCACCAGATGTAGCTTTAACTCAAGCAGTAGTTGGAGCAGCTATTATACCAACACTCGTAGCAATTGCAGTTCTAAAAACACGAGAAGAACCTATATCAAAAGATGAAGGTGATCTATAA
- a CDS encoding energy-converting hydrogenase B subunit G, EhbG: MKMYEKLVASLKSTFGLDPQETLIPGVQTSSIMSAELLFMASVLIAALTIRLVSLPLMVVVEVALMIGYVYVSPIMPKLYKENNDSLNNMMFYAIIALAIIALIFNVGVSII; this comes from the coding sequence ATGAAAATGTATGAAAAACTTGTAGCATCCCTAAAAAGTACATTTGGGTTAGATCCACAAGAAACATTAATACCAGGAGTACAAACTTCTTCAATCATGTCAGCAGAATTACTCTTCATGGCATCTGTACTTATCGCAGCATTAACAATAAGACTTGTAAGTCTTCCTTTAATGGTAGTTGTAGAAGTAGCACTTATGATCGGGTATGTATATGTATCTCCAATAATGCCTAAATTGTACAAAGAAAACAATGATAGTCTAAACAACATGATGTTCTATGCAATAATAGCACTAGCAATAATTGCATTAATATTCAATGTGGGGGTTAGTATAATATGA
- a CDS encoding 4Fe-4S binding protein — protein MFLTTKDCNGSGECVEACPTDAIKLVDGKAVSCITCGKCQRVCPNKAIFKNDLGGYVVDRTKCNTCGMCINVCPVSVITIKDGKLMGLCSNCGVCVAPCPQNARKPQPKRPVKMENDVVNRVNIGTNFEDCIECGRCAYVCPTNSIKFSYIEPGVCTKCDICIDVCPRNAIGPIEEGGEYHIDMQKCAICYKCLIECPNEAIVAEDLVLTINQPDYDVENDTRMISCIECKLCADACPTDALDVINKRLRYQVDKCTLVNGSDHPCAKDIEHAPCTTACPQGVLELIPESKITLEGLCVECSICVKECKYDARKFGRTTWDGEIKPNCIKCGLCIEVCPKDALWLEDGQIKVNFDKCVLCEKCAMYCPVNAIPKTTPLKIKIASGYSMLNNDLCIECGRCKEACPFKAISIDDDGNYHINNQRCIYCGACKTACPARAIKIQRNYEATI, from the coding sequence ATGTTTTTAACAACAAAAGATTGTAATGGCTCAGGTGAATGTGTAGAAGCTTGCCCTACTGATGCAATTAAATTAGTTGACGGCAAAGCTGTAAGTTGTATAACATGTGGTAAATGTCAAAGAGTATGTCCAAACAAAGCAATCTTCAAAAATGATTTGGGCGGTTATGTAGTAGATAGGACAAAATGTAACACATGCGGAATGTGTATAAATGTATGTCCTGTAAGTGTTATCACAATAAAAGATGGAAAATTAATGGGATTATGTTCTAACTGTGGAGTATGTGTAGCTCCATGTCCACAAAATGCAAGAAAACCACAACCAAAAAGACCAGTTAAAATGGAAAATGATGTGGTTAACAGAGTTAACATCGGAACCAACTTTGAAGATTGTATAGAATGTGGAAGATGTGCATATGTATGTCCAACTAATTCAATTAAATTCTCATACATTGAACCTGGTGTATGTACCAAGTGTGATATATGTATAGATGTATGTCCAAGAAATGCAATTGGACCTATTGAAGAAGGTGGAGAATATCATATTGACATGCAAAAATGTGCAATATGTTACAAATGTCTAATAGAATGTCCAAATGAAGCAATTGTAGCAGAAGATCTTGTATTAACAATTAATCAACCTGATTATGATGTTGAAAATGATACAAGAATGATATCATGTATTGAATGTAAACTTTGTGCAGATGCATGTCCTACAGATGCTTTAGATGTAATTAATAAAAGACTCAGATACCAAGTTGATAAATGTACTCTTGTAAATGGATCAGATCATCCATGTGCAAAAGATATTGAACATGCACCATGTACAACAGCATGTCCACAAGGTGTACTTGAACTTATACCTGAATCAAAAATTACACTAGAAGGATTATGTGTAGAATGTAGTATTTGTGTAAAAGAATGTAAATATGATGCACGTAAATTTGGAAGAACAACATGGGATGGAGAAATCAAACCTAACTGTATTAAATGTGGACTATGTATAGAAGTATGTCCAAAAGATGCACTATGGCTTGAAGATGGACAAATCAAAGTAAACTTTGATAAATGTGTACTTTGTGAAAAATGTGCAATGTATTGTCCTGTAAATGCAATTCCTAAAACAACACCACTCAAAATCAAAATTGCAAGTGGATACTCAATGCTTAACAACGACCTATGTATTGAATGTGGACGTTGTAAAGAAGCATGTCCATTTAAAGCAATTAGCATAGATGATGATGGTAACTATCATATTAACAACCAAAGATGTATATACTGCGGAGCTTGTAAAACAGCATGTCCAGCTAGAGCAATAAAAATACAAAGAAACTACGAGGCAACAATATGA